The genomic stretch AGGCCCACACGCCCCCGGGAGGCGATGCTGATGTGCCGTCACCTCGCCTACCTGGGCCCGGAGGTGCCGCTCGGCCACCTCATCACCGCACCCTCCCACGGCTTGTACCGCCAGTCCTGGCAGCCCCGGCACCAGGTCCACGGCACGGTCAACGCGGACGGCTTCGGCGTCGGCTGGTACGCGCCCGGCGACCCGGTGCCCGCCCGCTACCGCAGAGCCGGGCCCATCTGGGCCGACACCGGCGTCCTGGATCTGTGCCGGGTGGTGCGCACCACCGCGCTGCTCGCCGCCGTACGGGACGCCACCTTCGCCGGCGCGGACGCCGAGGCGGCCGCAGCTCCGTTCGCCGACGGGCCGTGGCTGTTCAGCCACAACGGCGCCGTACCCGGCTGGCCCGATTCCCTGTCCGGCCTGGCCGCCGGACTTCCCCCGCACCGGCTCCTCTCCCTCCAGGCCCGCTGCGACTCGGCCTTCATCTGGGCCCTGGTGCACCACCGGCTCAGCGCCGGCATGGACCCCGCCGAAGCCCTGGCCGACACCGTCACGGAAGTTGCCGCCGCCGCGCCCGGCGCCCGGCTGAACCTGCTCCTGACCGACGGCGCTACCATCGCCGCGACCACCTGGGGCGACTCCCTGTTCCACCTCGCCGACCCCGGCCGCGGCATCACCGTCGCCTCCGAGCCGTACGACGCCTCCCCCCACTGGACCGAGGTCCCGCCGTACACGCTGCTCGCGGCCACGCCCACCGACGTCCTTCTCACCCCGCTCAAGGAGCCCGCCGAGTGAGTCCCCTCACCGTCACCCGCACCCTGCCCGCCGACGCCACCACCGCCGCGCTCCGCGCCGACGTCGCCCACGGACTGACCCGCACACCGAAGCAACTCCCGCCCAAGTGGTTCTACGACGCCCGCGGCAGCGAACTCTTCGACGAGATCACCACACTGCCGGACTACTACCCGA from Streptomyces albofaciens JCM 4342 encodes the following:
- the egtC gene encoding ergothioneine biosynthesis protein EgtC, which produces MCRHLAYLGPEVPLGHLITAPSHGLYRQSWQPRHQVHGTVNADGFGVGWYAPGDPVPARYRRAGPIWADTGVLDLCRVVRTTALLAAVRDATFAGADAEAAAAPFADGPWLFSHNGAVPGWPDSLSGLAAGLPPHRLLSLQARCDSAFIWALVHHRLSAGMDPAEALADTVTEVAAAAPGARLNLLLTDGATIAATTWGDSLFHLADPGRGITVASEPYDASPHWTEVPPYTLLAATPTDVLLTPLKEPAE